Proteins from one Sarcophilus harrisii chromosome 2, mSarHar1.11, whole genome shotgun sequence genomic window:
- the PLEKHF1 gene encoding pleckstrin homology domain-containing family F member 1 isoform X1 codes for MQCSWEEPSFCGGKKMEGAQRKKSDLKGGKIEKMVDHLVNTEINSQRIAAVENCFGASGQPLALPGRVLLGEGILTKECRKKAKPRIFFLFNDILVYGSIVINKRKYSSQHIIPLEEVTLETLPNTWQAKNRWMIKTSKKSFVVSAASVSEREEWIRHIEECVRRQLRATGRPPTTEHAAPWIPDKATDICMRCTQTKFSALTRRHHCRKCGFVVCGDCSRERFLMPRLSSKPLRVCALCYRELAAEKRKEEGEAEEDGQRRPPRGLAHPPATTYGASSGEDESDKSDEDKDGGSAGSWPMGLEFYASGVKWSSFHS; via the exons ATGCAGTGTTCCTGGGAGGAGCCAAGTTTCTGTGGTGGCAAGAAGATGGAAGGAGCTCAGAGGAAGAAGTCTGATCTGAAGGGAG GAAAGATCGAGAAGATGGTGGACCACCTGGTGAACACAGAGATCAACAGCCAGAGAATCGCCGCCGTGGAGAACTGCTTTGGAGCCTCCGGGCAGCCTCTGGCCTTACCAGGCCGGGTGCTCCTCGGCGAGGGCATCCTGACGAAGGAGTGCCGCAAAAAGGCCAAGCCAcggatctttttcctctttaacgACATTCTGGTTTATGGAAGTATTGTCATCAACAAACGCAAGTACAGCAGCCAGCACATCATCCCTCTGGAGGAGGTGACCCTGGAGACCCTCCCCAACACCTGGCAGGCCAAAAACCGCTGGATGATCAAGACCTCCAAGAAGTCGTTCGTGGTGTCGGCCGCCTCGGTGTCGGAGCGGGAGGAGTGGATCCGGCACATCGAGGAGTGCGTGCGGCGCCAGCTGCGGGCCACGGGCCGCCCCCCGACCACGGAGCACGCGGCGCCCTGGATCCCGGACAAAGCCACGGACATCTGCATGCGCTGCACGCAGACCAAGTTCTCGGCCCTCACGCGGCGGCATCACTGCCGCAAGTGCGGCTTCGTGGTCTGCGGGGACTGCTCCCGGGAGCGCTTCCTCATGCCGCGCCTCTCCTCCAAGCCCCTCCGCGTCTGTGCCCTGTGCTACCGGGAGCTGGCGGCGGAGAAgcggaaggaagagggggaggccGAGGAGGACGGGCAGCGGCGGCCCCCGCGGGGCCTTGCTCACCCGCCGGCAACAACCTACGGGGCCTCCAGTGGGGAGGACGAAAGCGACAAGTCAGACGAGGACAAAGATGGGGGCTCAGCGGGTTCCTGGCCCATGGGGCTGGAGTTCTATGCCTCCGGCGTCAAGTGGTCATCCTTCCATAGCTAA
- the PLEKHF1 gene encoding pleckstrin homology domain-containing family F member 1 isoform X2 produces MVDHLVNTEINSQRIAAVENCFGASGQPLALPGRVLLGEGILTKECRKKAKPRIFFLFNDILVYGSIVINKRKYSSQHIIPLEEVTLETLPNTWQAKNRWMIKTSKKSFVVSAASVSEREEWIRHIEECVRRQLRATGRPPTTEHAAPWIPDKATDICMRCTQTKFSALTRRHHCRKCGFVVCGDCSRERFLMPRLSSKPLRVCALCYRELAAEKRKEEGEAEEDGQRRPPRGLAHPPATTYGASSGEDESDKSDEDKDGGSAGSWPMGLEFYASGVKWSSFHS; encoded by the coding sequence ATGGTGGACCACCTGGTGAACACAGAGATCAACAGCCAGAGAATCGCCGCCGTGGAGAACTGCTTTGGAGCCTCCGGGCAGCCTCTGGCCTTACCAGGCCGGGTGCTCCTCGGCGAGGGCATCCTGACGAAGGAGTGCCGCAAAAAGGCCAAGCCAcggatctttttcctctttaacgACATTCTGGTTTATGGAAGTATTGTCATCAACAAACGCAAGTACAGCAGCCAGCACATCATCCCTCTGGAGGAGGTGACCCTGGAGACCCTCCCCAACACCTGGCAGGCCAAAAACCGCTGGATGATCAAGACCTCCAAGAAGTCGTTCGTGGTGTCGGCCGCCTCGGTGTCGGAGCGGGAGGAGTGGATCCGGCACATCGAGGAGTGCGTGCGGCGCCAGCTGCGGGCCACGGGCCGCCCCCCGACCACGGAGCACGCGGCGCCCTGGATCCCGGACAAAGCCACGGACATCTGCATGCGCTGCACGCAGACCAAGTTCTCGGCCCTCACGCGGCGGCATCACTGCCGCAAGTGCGGCTTCGTGGTCTGCGGGGACTGCTCCCGGGAGCGCTTCCTCATGCCGCGCCTCTCCTCCAAGCCCCTCCGCGTCTGTGCCCTGTGCTACCGGGAGCTGGCGGCGGAGAAgcggaaggaagagggggaggccGAGGAGGACGGGCAGCGGCGGCCCCCGCGGGGCCTTGCTCACCCGCCGGCAACAACCTACGGGGCCTCCAGTGGGGAGGACGAAAGCGACAAGTCAGACGAGGACAAAGATGGGGGCTCAGCGGGTTCCTGGCCCATGGGGCTGGAGTTCTATGCCTCCGGCGTCAAGTGGTCATCCTTCCATAGCTAA